The following proteins are co-located in the Fusobacteria bacterium ZRK30 genome:
- the gmk gene encoding guanylate kinase, with the protein MGRGRLFVVSGPSGAGKSTVCKQVRRDLNINLATSATTRSPREGEENGREYYFLTLEEFKKRIENDEFLEYANVHGNYYGTLKSEAEFRLGRGENVVLEIDVQGGIQIKKRFDDACLVFFKAPTEKILEERLRGRGTEPEETVQLRLKNSLKEMAFEDEYDHVIINETVDKSVLELIEIIKKESN; encoded by the coding sequence ATGGGAAGAGGAAGATTATTTGTTGTATCCGGTCCAAGTGGGGCAGGAAAATCAACAGTATGCAAACAAGTTCGCAGAGACCTAAATATTAATTTAGCTACATCAGCAACTACCAGATCTCCTAGAGAAGGGGAAGAGAATGGTAGGGAATATTATTTTTTAACTTTGGAAGAATTTAAAAAAAGAATAGAAAATGATGAATTTTTAGAGTATGCTAATGTACACGGGAATTATTACGGGACATTAAAATCTGAAGCAGAATTTAGGTTAGGACGTGGAGAAAATGTAGTCTTAGAGATAGATGTACAGGGTGGAATTCAAATAAAGAAAAGATTTGATGATGCATGTTTAGTTTTCTTTAAAGCTCCGACAGAAAAAATATTGGAGGAAAGACTTCGTGGAAGAGGGACTGAACCTGAAGAAACTGTCCAGTTAAGACTAAAAAATTCACTGAAAGAGATGGCTTTTGAAGATGAGTATGATCATGTGATAATCAATGAAACTGTAGATAAATCTGTGTTGGAATTGATAGAAATAATAAAAAAAGAAAGTAACTAA
- the rpoC gene encoding DNA-directed RNA polymerase subunit beta', with protein sequence MGIKNFEKIRIKLASPDKIQEWSFGEVTKPETINYRTLNPEFDGLFCERIFGPTKDWECACGKYKRMRYKGLVCEKCGVEVTKSKVRRERMGHIQLAAPVAHIWYSKGTPNKMALLIGISPKELESVLYFARYLVLSPADTGLEVGKILTEREYKLYRQQHGKAFEAKMGAEGILKLLERIDLKKLSQELEKDFEEVTSAQKRKKLVKRLKVVRDLLSSENSPAWMILKSVPIIPADLRPMVQLDGGRFATSDLNDLYRRVINRNNRLKKLLDIGAPEIVVKNEKRMLQEAVDALIDNGRRGKPVVAQNNRELKSLSDMLKGKQGRFRQNLLGKRVDYSARSVIVVGPTLKLHECGIPKKMALELYKPFIMRELVKREIAGTIKTAKKLVEDADDCVWEVIEDVIADHPVLLNRAPTLHRLSIQAFQPVLIEGKAIRLHPLACSAFNADFDGDQMAVHLVLSPESIMEAKTLMMASNNIIALSNGEPIIVPSQDMVMGCFYMTKEKPGAKGEGMNFSNKNQAITAYQNDIIETHAIINVRMGEDEDRYMVTTTVGRLLFNALLPHDAKRYDVTFGKKQLKNLITGLFKTHGFTLTAKLINDIKDFGFHYACFAGITVGIEDMTIPATKKDILAKADQDVADINNAYKNGEIINEERYRRTVAIWSQATEDVTTDMMKGLDDFNPVNMMANSGARGSIAQMRQLAAMRGLMADTTGKIIEVPIKANFREGLTVMEFFMSSHGARKGLADTALRTADSGYLTRRLVDISHEVIVNEEDCGTHENIEVANLISEGNIIEFLHERILGRVIAEDLYHNDELLYPRDTMMNEEIAQIIVDKGVRSVKIRSPLTCALEKGVCRKCYGRDLSNHRDILLGEAVGVIAAQSIGEPGTQLTMRTFHTGGVASTSIAQNTIKTENDGVVEFQEIRTLLNKETNELQVVSQGSKIIVGTYEYTVTTGSILRVEEGQTVKTGDTLTEFDPYNIPIIAEKDGRIEYRELFIKEIYDEKYDVTEYLAIKPVETGDVNPRVIIFNSKDEKVAEYVIPYGAYLLMKEGDKVYEGDIIAKIIPETSGTKDITGGLPRVQELFEARNPKGKAILTQIDGKVEITGKKKKGQRIILVRSMEDTDIVKEYLVPMGEHLIVTDGMIVKAGDKLIEGVISPHDVLEIKGLVEAEQFILESVQQVYRDQGVSVNDKHIEIIVKQMFKKVIILNAGGSLFLEEEVIEKRTADLENNILRKAGKKEIEYRSVIQGITKAAVNTDSFISAASFQETTKVLSNAAIAGKEDYLEGLKENVIIGKRIPAGTGFHEYEDLHIKTVEEN encoded by the coding sequence ATGGGAATAAAAAACTTCGAAAAAATTAGAATTAAACTTGCATCTCCAGATAAGATCCAGGAGTGGTCATTTGGAGAGGTAACAAAACCAGAAACAATAAACTATAGAACATTAAATCCAGAATTTGATGGTTTATTCTGTGAAAGAATATTCGGACCAACAAAGGACTGGGAATGTGCTTGTGGAAAATATAAGAGAATGAGATACAAAGGCCTTGTATGTGAAAAGTGTGGGGTTGAAGTAACTAAATCAAAGGTAAGAAGAGAAAGAATGGGACATATTCAATTAGCAGCACCGGTAGCACATATCTGGTACTCTAAAGGAACTCCTAACAAGATGGCTCTTTTAATAGGTATATCTCCAAAGGAATTAGAATCGGTACTTTACTTTGCTAGATACTTAGTATTAAGTCCTGCTGATACTGGTTTAGAAGTTGGAAAAATATTAACTGAGAGAGAGTATAAGTTATACAGACAGCAGCATGGAAAAGCTTTTGAAGCTAAGATGGGTGCTGAAGGTATCTTAAAATTATTGGAAAGAATAGATCTTAAAAAATTATCTCAAGAATTAGAGAAAGATTTTGAAGAGGTTACTTCTGCTCAAAAAAGAAAGAAATTAGTTAAGAGATTAAAAGTTGTAAGAGACTTATTATCTTCTGAAAACAGTCCTGCTTGGATGATACTTAAGAGTGTTCCTATCATTCCTGCTGATCTTAGACCAATGGTACAATTAGATGGTGGAAGATTTGCTACTTCAGACTTAAATGATCTATATAGAAGGGTAATCAACAGAAATAACAGATTAAAGAAGTTATTAGATATTGGTGCACCTGAGATCGTAGTTAAAAATGAAAAAAGAATGCTGCAAGAAGCTGTAGATGCCCTTATCGATAACGGTAGAAGAGGTAAACCAGTAGTAGCTCAAAATAATAGAGAATTAAAGTCATTATCAGATATGCTTAAAGGTAAGCAAGGAAGATTTAGACAAAACTTACTAGGAAAACGTGTGGACTACTCAGCAAGATCGGTAATCGTAGTAGGACCGACGTTAAAATTACACGAATGTGGAATTCCTAAGAAGATGGCATTGGAATTATATAAGCCATTTATCATGAGAGAATTAGTAAAGAGAGAGATCGCCGGAACTATTAAGACTGCTAAGAAATTAGTAGAAGATGCAGATGACTGTGTATGGGAAGTAATTGAAGACGTAATCGCTGATCATCCAGTATTATTGAACAGAGCCCCAACACTGCATAGATTATCTATCCAGGCTTTCCAACCAGTATTAATTGAAGGTAAAGCAATCAGATTACATCCATTAGCATGTTCAGCATTCAATGCCGACTTCGATGGAGACCAAATGGCAGTACATTTAGTATTATCACCTGAATCTATCATGGAAGCAAAAACTCTTATGATGGCTTCAAATAATATCATAGCACTATCAAATGGTGAACCTATAATTGTACCATCTCAAGATATGGTAATGGGTTGTTTCTATATGACAAAGGAAAAGCCGGGAGCTAAAGGAGAAGGAATGAACTTCTCAAATAAGAACCAGGCAATCACAGCTTACCAAAATGATATCATCGAAACACACGCGATTATTAACGTAAGAATGGGTGAAGACGAAGATAGATATATGGTAACTACAACTGTAGGAAGACTTTTATTTAACGCGTTATTACCGCATGATGCAAAGAGATACGATGTAACATTTGGTAAGAAACAGTTGAAAAACTTGATCACAGGTCTATTTAAAACTCATGGATTTACTCTTACAGCTAAGTTAATCAATGATATTAAAGACTTTGGTTTCCACTATGCATGTTTCGCAGGAATAACTGTAGGAATAGAAGACATGACAATTCCTGCAACTAAAAAAGATATCTTAGCAAAAGCTGACCAAGACGTAGCTGATATTAACAATGCTTATAAAAATGGAGAAATCATTAACGAGGAAAGATATAGAAGAACAGTTGCAATCTGGTCACAAGCTACCGAAGATGTAACTACAGACATGATGAAAGGTCTAGACGACTTTAACCCAGTAAACATGATGGCCAACTCAGGTGCCAGAGGTTCCATCGCACAGATGAGACAACTAGCTGCCATGAGAGGACTAATGGCTGATACAACTGGTAAGATCATCGAAGTACCTATCAAAGCCAACTTTAGAGAAGGACTGACAGTAATGGAATTCTTCATGTCATCACATGGAGCAAGAAAAGGACTAGCAGATACGGCCCTAAGAACAGCTGACTCAGGTTACTTAACAAGAAGATTAGTAGATATATCACATGAAGTTATCGTAAATGAAGAAGATTGTGGAACTCATGAAAACATCGAAGTTGCCAACCTGATTTCAGAAGGTAACATCATTGAATTCTTACATGAAAGAATTTTAGGTAGAGTAATAGCAGAAGATCTTTATCATAATGATGAATTATTGTACCCTAGAGATACAATGATGAATGAGGAAATAGCACAAATTATCGTAGATAAAGGTGTTAGATCAGTTAAGATAAGATCTCCGTTGACATGTGCTCTTGAAAAGGGAGTTTGTAGAAAGTGTTATGGTAGAGATTTATCTAACCATAGAGATATCCTATTAGGAGAAGCTGTAGGAGTAATCGCAGCCCAATCTATCGGAGAACCTGGTACACAGCTTACAATGAGAACTTTCCATACAGGAGGAGTTGCATCGACATCGATCGCTCAAAATACTATTAAAACAGAAAATGATGGTGTTGTAGAATTCCAAGAGATTAGAACTTTATTAAATAAAGAAACTAATGAATTACAAGTGGTTTCTCAAGGTTCAAAAATAATCGTTGGAACATATGAATATACAGTAACAACTGGTTCAATCCTAAGAGTAGAGGAAGGACAAACAGTTAAAACTGGAGATACATTAACAGAATTTGACCCATACAATATACCTATTATCGCTGAAAAAGATGGTAGAATTGAATATAGAGAACTATTCATTAAAGAAATATATGATGAAAAATATGATGTTACAGAATATCTTGCAATCAAACCAGTAGAAACTGGGGACGTCAACCCAAGAGTTATTATATTTAACTCTAAGGATGAAAAAGTTGCAGAATATGTAATTCCATATGGAGCATATTTATTGATGAAAGAGGGAGATAAAGTATATGAAGGAGACATCATAGCTAAGATCATCCCGGAAACATCAGGAACAAAAGACATCACTGGTGGTCTTCCAAGAGTACAAGAATTATTCGAGGCTAGAAATCCTAAAGGTAAAGCAATCTTAACTCAAATTGATGGTAAGGTAGAAATTACTGGAAAGAAGAAGAAAGGTCAGAGAATAATCTTAGTAAGATCTATGGAAGATACTGACATAGTTAAAGAATACTTAGTTCCAATGGGAGAACATTTAATTGTTACTGATGGAATGATAGTAAAAGCCGGAGACAAGCTGATTGAAGGTGTTATTTCACCACATGACGTACTTGAGATCAAAGGTTTAGTAGAAGCTGAGCAATTTATCCTAGAATCTGTACAACAAGTATATAGAGACCAGGGAGTTTCGGTAAACGATAAGCATATCGAGATTATTGTTAAGCAGATGTTTAAGAAAGTAATAATCTTAAACGCAGGAGGATCATTATTCTTAGAGGAAGAGGTTATCGAAAAGAGAACTGCAGATCTTGAGAATAATATCCTTAGAAAAGCTGGTAAGAAAGAGATAGAGTATAGATCTGTAATCCAAGGTATCACCAAGGCCGCAGTAAATACTGATAGTTTCATCTCAGCAGCATCATTCCAAGAAACTACTAAGGTTCTTTCAAACGCAGCAATTGCAGGAAAAGAGGATTACTTAGAAGGATTAAAGGAAAATGTAATCATAGGTAAGAGAATACCAGCAGGTACAGGATTCCATGAATACGAAGATTTACATATAAAGACTGTAGAAGAAAATTAA
- the rpoB gene encoding DNA-directed RNA polymerase subunit beta, with the protein MTKLIKRTSFGRIKERGTMPHFLEFQLNSYEDFLQAKKDPTSRENKGLESAFKEIFPIESSNGDIKLDYVGYELHENEPPLNDELECKKRGKTFSSSLKVRLRLENKKAGNEIQESLVYFGEIPRMTEHATFIINGAERVVVSQLHRSPGVSFTKEVNIQTAKDMFTGKIIPYKGTWLEFETDKNDYLNVKIDRKKKVLAPVFLKAVDFYETNTEIMEDLLETRVKDLTEYYEKYSNRDELLSVLRTRIEGSFIKEDVYDEETGEIILEAESVIDEMSVEKIIDEKLETLTYWEVKPEDKVLANSLLDDTTENSDDAVMEVFKKLRPGDMVTVDSARSLIRQMFFNPQRYDFASVGRYKMNKRLKLDVAEDIVVLTKEDVMATIKYAIGLYGGDGHTDDIDNLSNRRVRGVGELLHMQIRSGLAKMNKMVKEKMTVQDASALTPQSLLNTRPLNALILDFFGSGQLSQFMDQSNPLAELTHKRRISALGPGGLSRERAGFEVRDVHDSHYGRVCPIETPEGPNIGLIGSLATYARVNKYGFMETPYVKVTDGVADFEDIRYLAADEEEGLFIAQADTVMDEETHEITGDGLCRFGHEVVWVDGKKIDYLDVSPKQVVSVSAGLIPFLEHDDANRALMGSNMQRQAVPLLRGEAPFVGTGLERKVAVDSGAVVVSKTTGEVTTLDASKIIITEKTKNGTKDHVYKMLNFERSNQAMCLHQTPLVNMGQKVEVGTILADGPSTKGGDLALGRNILMAFMPWEGYNFEDGILISDRLRKEDVFTSLHIEEYEVDSRSTKLGDEEITREIPNVGEEALRNLDERGIIRVGAKVGPGDILVGKTTPKGETEPPAEEKLLRAIFGEKARDVRDTSLKMPHGSKGTVVEILELARENGDELKAGINRSIRIFIAEKRKINVGDKISGRHGNKGVISRVLPAEDMPFLEDGTHVDIVLNPLGVPSRMNIGQVLEVHLGLALGFMKDEDGDDGVYIETPVFDSGDKESGGHEATIKNYLEEAGFDRSGKVNLIDGRTGQPFDNPVTVGRMYILKLHHLVEDKMHARAIGPYSLVTQQPLGGKAQFGGQRLGEMEVWALEAYGASSILQEMLTVKSDDVMGRTKTYEAIVKGEEMPEASLPESFKVLLKEFQALALDIELFDTEGDVIDVSSDLAKEEIITEFSLADLKEED; encoded by the coding sequence ATGACAAAGCTTATTAAAAGAACTAGTTTTGGAAGGATAAAAGAGAGAGGTACAATGCCTCATTTCTTAGAATTCCAATTAAACTCGTATGAGGACTTTTTACAGGCTAAAAAAGATCCTACTTCAAGAGAGAACAAGGGATTAGAGTCGGCCTTTAAGGAGATATTTCCAATAGAATCTTCTAATGGTGACATTAAATTAGATTATGTAGGGTATGAGTTACATGAAAATGAACCTCCATTAAATGACGAATTAGAATGTAAAAAAAGAGGAAAGACTTTTTCATCTTCTTTAAAAGTTAGACTTAGATTAGAAAATAAAAAAGCAGGGAACGAAATACAAGAGAGCTTAGTTTACTTTGGAGAAATCCCTAGAATGACTGAACATGCTACATTCATAATAAATGGTGCAGAAAGAGTAGTAGTTTCACAACTACACAGATCACCAGGTGTATCTTTTACTAAGGAAGTAAATATCCAGACAGCTAAAGATATGTTCACTGGTAAGATCATTCCATACAAGGGAACTTGGTTAGAATTTGAAACTGATAAAAATGATTACTTAAATGTAAAAATAGACAGAAAGAAAAAAGTATTAGCACCTGTATTTTTAAAGGCAGTAGACTTCTACGAGACTAATACAGAGATAATGGAAGATCTATTAGAAACTAGAGTAAAAGATCTTACAGAATACTATGAAAAGTACTCTAACAGAGACGAATTATTATCTGTTCTTAGAACTAGAATAGAGGGAAGTTTCATAAAGGAAGACGTTTATGATGAAGAAACTGGAGAGATCATCTTAGAAGCAGAGAGTGTTATAGATGAAATGTCAGTAGAAAAGATCATAGATGAAAAATTAGAAACTCTTACTTACTGGGAAGTTAAACCTGAAGATAAGGTATTAGCTAATTCATTATTAGATGATACAACTGAAAATTCAGATGACGCTGTAATGGAAGTATTTAAGAAACTAAGACCGGGAGATATGGTAACTGTAGATTCAGCTAGATCTCTTATCAGACAAATGTTCTTCAACCCGCAAAGATATGACTTTGCTTCAGTTGGTAGATACAAGATGAATAAAAGATTAAAATTAGATGTTGCAGAGGACATAGTTGTATTAACTAAGGAAGATGTAATGGCTACTATCAAATATGCAATAGGGTTATATGGTGGAGATGGACATACAGATGATATAGACAACCTTTCTAACAGAAGGGTAAGAGGGGTAGGAGAACTACTTCATATGCAAATCAGATCAGGATTAGCTAAGATGAACAAGATGGTAAAGGAAAAAATGACTGTACAAGATGCATCTGCACTTACACCGCAATCATTATTGAATACTAGACCACTTAATGCACTTATCTTAGATTTCTTCGGATCAGGTCAATTATCACAATTCATGGACCAATCTAATCCACTAGCAGAATTAACTCATAAGAGAAGAATATCTGCATTAGGACCTGGAGGACTTTCTAGAGAAAGAGCAGGATTCGAGGTTAGAGACGTACATGACTCACATTATGGAAGAGTTTGTCCAATAGAAACTCCAGAGGGACCAAACATCGGACTTATAGGATCTTTAGCAACTTATGCCAGAGTAAATAAGTATGGATTTATGGAAACTCCATATGTAAAAGTAACTGATGGAGTAGCTGATTTTGAAGATATCAGATATTTAGCAGCAGATGAGGAAGAGGGATTATTTATTGCCCAAGCCGACACTGTAATGGATGAAGAAACACATGAAATCACTGGTGATGGATTATGTAGATTTGGACATGAAGTTGTATGGGTAGACGGTAAGAAGATAGATTACTTAGATGTATCACCTAAACAAGTAGTATCTGTATCAGCTGGATTAATTCCATTCTTAGAGCATGATGACGCCAATAGAGCATTAATGGGATCAAACATGCAAAGACAAGCAGTACCTTTACTTAGAGGAGAAGCTCCATTCGTTGGAACTGGTCTTGAGAGAAAGGTAGCAGTAGATTCAGGAGCCGTTGTTGTTTCTAAAACTACAGGAGAGGTAACTACTTTAGATGCCAGCAAGATAATCATAACTGAAAAAACTAAAAATGGAACTAAAGATCATGTATATAAGATGTTAAACTTTGAAAGATCTAACCAAGCTATGTGTTTACACCAAACACCATTAGTAAACATGGGTCAAAAAGTAGAAGTAGGAACTATCTTAGCAGATGGACCATCTACAAAAGGTGGAGATTTAGCACTTGGAAGAAATATCTTAATGGCATTCATGCCTTGGGAAGGATATAACTTCGAGGATGGAATCTTGATATCTGACAGACTTAGAAAGGAAGATGTATTTACTTCACTTCATATAGAAGAGTATGAAGTAGATTCTAGATCTACTAAGTTAGGAGATGAAGAGATAACTAGAGAGATCCCTAATGTAGGAGAAGAAGCTCTTAGAAACTTAGATGAAAGAGGAATCATAAGAGTCGGAGCAAAAGTGGGACCAGGAGATATCCTGGTAGGGAAGACTACTCCAAAGGGAGAGACTGAACCACCTGCAGAGGAAAAATTATTGAGAGCTATCTTTGGTGAAAAAGCCAGAGACGTAAGAGACACATCACTTAAGATGCCTCACGGTTCTAAAGGTACAGTAGTAGAAATCTTAGAATTAGCTAGAGAAAATGGAGATGAATTAAAAGCTGGTATCAATAGATCTATCAGAATATTTATCGCTGAAAAGAGAAAGATAAACGTAGGAGATAAGATCTCTGGACGTCATGGAAATAAAGGGGTAATCTCAAGAGTATTACCTGCAGAAGATATGCCATTTTTAGAGGATGGGACACATGTTGATATCGTACTTAACCCACTAGGGGTACCATCACGGATGAATATCGGGCAAGTACTAGAGGTACATTTAGGACTAGCTCTTGGATTTATGAAAGATGAAGACGGAGACGACGGTGTATACATCGAAACTCCAGTATTTGATAGTGGAGATAAAGAGTCTGGTGGCCATGAGGCAACTATAAAGAACTACCTGGAAGAAGCTGGATTCGATAGATCTGGTAAGGTAAACTTAATAGACGGTAGAACAGGACAACCATTTGATAATCCTGTAACTGTAGGACGTATGTATATCCTTAAACTTCATCATTTAGTTGAAGATAAGATGCATGCTAGAGCAATCGGACCATACTCATTAGTAACTCAGCAGCCACTAGGTGGAAAAGCACAATTTGGTGGACAAAGATTAGGAGAGATGGAAGTTTGGGCACTTGAAGCATATGGAGCTTCTAGCATCTTACAAGAGATGTTAACAGTGAAATCAGATGACGTTATGGGTAGAACTAAGACCTATGAAGCCATCGTTAAAGGTGAAGAGATGCCAGAAGCAAGTTTACCAGAATCATTTAAAGTATTATTAAAGGAATTCCAAGCATTAGCATTGGATATTGAATTATTTGATACTGAAGGTGACGTAATAGACGTTTCAAGTGACTTAGCAAAAGAGGAAATCATCACTGAATTCTCATTGGCAGACTTAAAAGAAGAAGATTAA
- the rplL gene encoding 50S ribosomal protein L7/L12 produces the protein MAFNQETFIADLEAMTVLELKEVVEALENHFGVTAAAPVAVAGAAGEAAEEKTEFDVIIKSAGAKKIAVIKELRAITGLGLKEAKAMAEEAGAKVKEGVSKDEATEVAAKLEAAGAEVEVK, from the coding sequence ATGGCATTTAACCAAGAAACTTTCATCGCTGATTTAGAAGCAATGACTGTATTAGAATTAAAAGAAGTAGTTGAAGCATTAGAAAATCACTTTGGAGTAACAGCAGCAGCACCAGTTGCAGTAGCAGGAGCAGCAGGAGAAGCAGCAGAAGAAAAAACTGAATTTGATGTAATCATCAAATCAGCAGGAGCTAAGAAAATAGCTGTAATCAAAGAATTAAGAGCTATCACTGGATTAGGTCTTAAAGAAGCAAAAGCAATGGCTGAAGAAGCTGGAGCAAAAGTTAAAGAAGGAGTTTCTAAAGACGAAGCAACTGAAGTTGCAGCTAAATTAGAAGCAGCTGGAGCAGAAGTAGAAGTTAAGTAA
- the rplJ gene encoding 50S ribosomal protein L10 produces MATEAKKLVVAELAQKIKDAKTIVLVDYQGINAKDDTEIKKQLRETGSEYLVAKNRLFKIALTEAGVADSFDDLLEGTTAFAFGYEDAVAPAKVVYEFGKGKKDLFNIKGGYSEGKRVEISEIEALATLPSREALLSMVLNGMLGPIRKLAYGIVAIADQKEEA; encoded by the coding sequence ATGGCAACTGAAGCGAAAAAATTAGTAGTAGCAGAATTAGCTCAAAAAATCAAAGACGCTAAAACAATCGTACTTGTGGATTATCAAGGTATCAACGCAAAAGATGATACTGAGATCAAGAAACAATTAAGAGAAACTGGATCTGAATACTTAGTAGCTAAGAATAGATTATTCAAAATAGCTTTAACTGAAGCAGGTGTAGCTGACTCATTTGACGATCTTTTAGAAGGAACTACAGCATTTGCATTTGGATATGAAGATGCAGTAGCACCAGCTAAAGTGGTTTACGAATTTGGTAAAGGGAAAAAAGATTTATTTAACATCAAAGGTGGTTACTCTGAAGGGAAAAGAGTTGAGATTTCTGAAATAGAAGCATTAGCAACTTTACCATCAAGAGAAGCATTACTATCTATGGTATTAAATGGAATGTTAGGACCAATCAGAAAGTTAGCATACGGTATCGTAGCTATCGCTGATCAAAAAGAAGAGGCGTAA
- the rplA gene encoding 50S ribosomal protein L1 has protein sequence MANKKAKKYVEAAKLVETGKLYEVKEALELVAKTKTANFVETVEVALRLGVDPRHADQQVRGTVVLPHGSGKTTKVLVITQGENMQKALDAGADYAGAEEYIEQIQKGWFDFDVVIATPDMMPKLGKLGRTLGTKGLMPNPKSGTVTTNVEQAVSEFKRGKLAFRVDKLGSIHVGIGKVDFTDEQIEDNFKAFMAEINRLKPSAAKGQYLRTVALSLTMGPGIKIDPILVSKYLEA, from the coding sequence ATGGCAAATAAGAAAGCTAAAAAATACGTAGAAGCTGCTAAATTAGTAGAGACTGGTAAATTATATGAAGTTAAAGAAGCATTAGAATTAGTTGCAAAAACTAAAACTGCAAACTTCGTAGAAACTGTTGAAGTTGCATTAAGATTAGGAGTAGATCCTAGACATGCTGACCAACAAGTAAGAGGAACTGTAGTATTACCTCATGGTTCTGGTAAAACAACTAAAGTATTAGTAATCACTCAAGGTGAAAACATGCAAAAAGCATTAGATGCAGGAGCAGACTATGCAGGAGCAGAAGAATATATCGAGCAAATCCAAAAAGGTTGGTTTGATTTTGATGTAGTAATCGCTACACCAGACATGATGCCTAAGTTAGGAAAATTAGGTAGAACTTTAGGAACTAAAGGTTTAATGCCTAATCCTAAATCAGGAACTGTAACTACTAACGTAGAGCAAGCAGTATCTGAATTCAAAAGAGGAAAACTTGCATTCAGAGTAGATAAATTAGGATCTATTCATGTAGGAATTGGAAAAGTAGATTTCACAGATGAGCAAATTGAAGATAACTTCAAGGCATTCATGGCAGAAATCAACAGATTAAAGCCATCAGCAGCTAAAGGTCAATACCTTAGAACTGTAGCTTTATCATTAACTATGGGACCTGGAATCAAAATTGATCCTATCCTAGTTTCTAAATATTTAGAAGCTTAA
- the rplK gene encoding 50S ribosomal protein L11: MAKDVIGLIKLQLQAGKANPAPPVGPALGQHGVNIMEFCKAFNSKTQDKAGFIIPVEIKVYSDRSFTFVLKTPPASDLLKKAAGIKSAAGNSKTEVAGTVTSAQVQEIAETKMADLNAGSLEAAMSIIAGSARSMGIKIEG; the protein is encoded by the coding sequence ATGGCAAAAGACGTAATCGGATTAATTAAATTACAATTACAAGCAGGGAAAGCAAACCCAGCACCACCAGTTGGACCGGCATTAGGTCAACATGGTGTAAACATTATGGAATTCTGTAAAGCATTCAACTCAAAAACTCAAGATAAGGCTGGATTCATAATACCAGTGGAGATCAAAGTTTATTCTGACAGATCTTTCACATTCGTATTAAAAACTCCACCTGCATCAGACTTATTAAAGAAAGCAGCTGGAATCAAATCAGCAGCTGGAAATTCAAAGACTGAAGTTGCTGGAACAGTAACTAGTGCACAAGTTCAAGAGATTGCTGAAACTAAGATGGCAGACTTAAACGCTGGATCATTAGAAGCAGCTATGAGTATCATTGCAGGATCTGCAAGATCAATGGGAATCAAAATAGAAGGTTAA
- the nusG gene encoding transcription termination/antitermination protein NusG, giving the protein MERTIEKKWYMIHTYSSYEKKVKADLEKRIQTLELTDKVFRIVVPEEEIKEVKNGKEKIVFRKLFPGYVMIEMEAVREETNDGIWYSVDSDAWYVIRNTNGVTGFVGIGSDPIPMEDEEVVTILRFLGEEGEEKPEPKEEIILDFEIGDMVELLEGGFVGSVGEVNSIDLEHGKVKIMIDMFGRMTPVEIGVNEVKKVLS; this is encoded by the coding sequence ATGGAAAGAACAATAGAAAAAAAATGGTATATGATTCATACATATTCCAGTTATGAAAAGAAAGTAAAAGCTGACTTAGAAAAAAGAATTCAGACACTTGAATTAACAGATAAAGTTTTTAGAATTGTGGTTCCTGAAGAAGAAATAAAAGAAGTTAAAAACGGTAAAGAAAAAATCGTTTTCAGAAAATTATTTCCAGGTTACGTAATGATAGAAATGGAAGCAGTTAGAGAAGAGACAAATGACGGTATATGGTATAGTGTTGATTCTGATGCATGGTATGTAATCAGAAACACTAACGGTGTTACAGGATTTGTTGGTATTGGATCTGATCCTATCCCTATGGAAGATGAGGAAGTAGTAACTATCCTTAGATTCTTAGGAGAAGAGGGAGAAGAAAAGCCTGAACCTAAGGAAGAGATTATATTAGATTTCGAAATTGGGGATATGGTAGAACTGCTTGAAGGCGGTTTTGTTGGAAGTGTTGGAGAAGTTAATAGTATTGACTTGGAACATGGAAAAGTAAAAATAATGATAGATATGTTTGGTAGAATGACTCCTGTAGAGATTGGGGTTAATGAAGTTAAGAAAGTATTGTCTTAA